A window of Diospyros lotus cultivar Yz01 chromosome 14, ASM1463336v1, whole genome shotgun sequence contains these coding sequences:
- the LOC127789973 gene encoding YTH domain-containing protein ECT4-like, producing the protein MASVAPPADQAADLLQKLSLDSQTKTLEVSEPEKKPSAIQYAPVNSSTLANGLNNPFERPLTPQDFIDPNMCYIPNGYPSTPYYYGGYQSGNDYSRYPNVDGVEMPPGVYGDNGSLVYPGYGYAPYGTYHLPTSPVPSMGHDAQLYGAQQYQYPTYYQSSTPTSGPLTSNQAKAPQAGFPTSTATDQMPLPVESIDANQSSMANVRSVNGTNGSKSLRPNYQNSSFGPNNSHAKGSMPPGTATGFQDQRYSFDVTHLPSPWLDASVFPDGKSKHALPLHGTNVLSGRNQNLRPFSHLQGLHHPRPAPGMSQTGFTDRMYPNNRAYGHYANTFRSSAGFGLNSYDPRISGRGWFGVDSKYKPKGRGNSLFGYGKENVDGLNELNRGPRTKGFKNQNSTEPITLAVKGQNITLHGNDYEDKSSAIPNKEQYNREDFPESYSDAKFFIIKSYSEDDVHKSIKYGVWASTPNGNKKLDAAYKEAQAVGCPIFLFFSVNASGQFVGLAEMVGTVDFSKSLEYWQQDKWTGCFPVKWHIVKDVPNSLLKHITLENNESKPVTNSRDTQEVKLEQGIEMLKIFKVNSSKTCILDDFGFYEARQKIMQDRKAKKQLLNEQMGIRKMPTDAVAAVASDEGKDGYVVKQVNGATTAAESVQVNGGEQEKN; encoded by the exons ATGGCCAGCGTTGCTCCTCCAGCTGATC AAGCTGCAGATTTACTGCAGAAGCTATCTTTAGATTCTCAGACTAAGACCCTTGAAGTTTCGGAACCAGAGAAGAAG CCTTCTGCTATTCAATATGCTCCTGTTAACTCCAGTACTTTAGCCAATGGTCTTAATAACCCGTTTGAGCGACCCCTGACGCCACAGGATTTTATAGATCCAAACATGTGTTACATCCCCAATGGTTACCCGTCTACTCCCTATTATTACGGAG GTTATCAGTCTGGTAATGACTACTCTAGGTATCCCAATGTTGATGGAGTTGAGATGCCTCCT GGTGTTTATGGGGATAATGGGTCCCTTGTCTATCCTGGGTATGGTTATGCACCGTATGGCACATATCACCTGCCAACTTCTCCTGTTCCCAGCATGGGACATGATGCCCAGCTTTATGGAGCACAACAATATCAATATCCCACTTATTATCAGTCTTCTACACCTACTAGTGGGCCGTTGACTTCAAATCAAGCCAAGGCTCCCCAAGCAGGGTTTCCAACTTCTACTGCAACTGACCAAATGCCTTTGCCTGTAGAATCAATAGATGCAAACCAAAGTAGCATGGCAAATGTCAGAAGTGTTAATGGAACAAATGGGTCAAAGTCTTTAAGACCAAACTATCAAAACTCATCTTTTGGTCCCAATAATTCCCATGCAAAAGGAAGCATGCCACCGGGTACAGCTACGGGTTTCCAGGATCAAAGATATAGCTTTGATGTGACTCACTTACCAAGCCCTTGGTTAGATGCCTCAGTATTCCCTGATGGGAAGTCTAAACATGCACTACCTTTGCATGGAACTAATGTTCTTTCTGGTAGGAATCAAAATCTACGACCCTTTTCACATCTACAG GGCTTGCACCACCCTAGACCAGCACCTGGAATGAGCCAAACTGGTTTTACCGATAGGATGTATCCAAACAACAGAGCATATGGCCATTATGCAAACACTTTTAGAAGCAGTGCAGGATTTGGGCTTAACAGTTATGATCCCAGGATCAGCGGTCGTGGGTGGTTTGGTGTTGATAGCAAGTATAAGCCCAAGGGTCGTGGTAACAGTTTGTTTGGCTATGGGAAAGAAAATGTGGATGGTTTGAATGAATTGAACAGAGGACCTAGAACCAAGGGTTTTAAGAACCAAAACAGTACCGAACCTATCACATTAGCTGTGAAGGGCCAAAATATTACATTGCATGGGAATGATTATGAGGATAAGTCGTCTGCAATCCCGAACAAGGAGCAATACAACAGAGAAGATTTTCCTGAGTCTTACTCAGATGCAAAGTTTTTCATTATTAAATCTTACAGTGAGGATGATGTCCATAAAAGTATTAAATATGGAGTGTGGGCTAGCACACCCAATGGCAACAAGAAGCTGGATGCAGCGTATAAGGAAGCTCAAGCAGTTGGTTGtcccatatttcttttcttctct GTCAATGCCAGTGGGCAATTTGTTGGTCTAGCTGAGATGGTTGGTACAGTTGATTTCAGCAAGAGCTTGGAGTACTGGCAGCAGGACAAATGGACTGGTTGCTTCCCTGTGAAGTGGCATATAGTGAAGGACGTACCAAATAGTCTGCTGAAGCACATTACACTTGAAAACAATGAAAGCAAACCTGTTACTAATAGCAGGGACACGCAAGAG GTTAAGTTAGAACAGGGTATTGAAATGCTCAAGATTTTCAAGGTCAATTCAAGCAAGACATGCATCCTGGATGATTTTGGGTTCTATGAGGCCCGCCAGAAAATTATGCAAGATAGAAAAGCTAAGAAGCAGCTATTGAATGAACAG ATGGGAATCAGGAAGATGCCTACTGATGCTGTCGCTGCCGTGGCTAGTGATGAAGGCAAAGATGGATACGTAGTAAAACAAGTAAATGGAGCAACAACGGCTGCAGAATCAGTTCAAGTAAACGGAGGAGAGCAAGAGAAAAACTGA
- the LOC127789503 gene encoding ADP-glucose phosphorylase isoform X2, with protein MGSENRRPEMRKDNVNNRWVIFSPARSRRPSDFKSKSNNNNNNQLECPFCLGHEHECAPEIFRFPPDSTSDWRIRVIQNLYPALSRDIDPSSLQNPNPSPISGGVALSGFGFHDVVIESPVHSVHLSDLDPVDVGVVLLAYKKRIQQLLSHDSIKYVQVFKNHGASAGASMSHSHSQIMALPVVPPSASVRLDCMKAYFDQTRKCSICEARSDDLIIDKSTHFISIVPFAATFPFEIWIIPLDHSSHFHKIDNQKDSDRYGFYAIQKCISFEAKIMLNIVLKESKVARKIKKQVLLIIKAALMLLNTT; from the exons ATGGGATCAGAAAATCGGAGGCCGGAAATGAGGAAGGACAACGTGAACAACCGGTGGGTGATATTCTCTCCGGCGAGATCCCGCCGTCcctccgatttcaaatccaaatccaacaacaacaacaacaaccaatTAGAATGCCCCTTTTGCTTGGGTCACGAGCACGAGTGTGCGCCCGAAATCTTCCGATTCCCGCCCGATTCAACCTCCGATTGGAGAATCCGGGTCATCCAAAACCTTTATCCTGCTCTCAGCAGGGACATTGATCCTTCTTCCCTTCAAAACCCTAATCCTAGCCCCATTTCCGGCGGCGTCGCCCTCAGTGGGTTTGGCTTTCACGACGTTGTGATCGAGTCCCCGGTTCACTCGGTTCACTTGTCCGATCTCGACCCGGTCGATGTCGGGGTTGTCTTGCTGGCTTACAAGAAGAGAATTCAACAGCTTCTATCTCACGACTCCATCAAATACGTTCAG GTGTTTAAAAACCATGGTGCCTCTGCTGGGGCATCAATGAGTCATTCACACAGTCAGATAATGGCACTTCCTGTTGTTCCTCCATCGGCTTCTGTCCGCCTTGACTGTATGAAGGCATATTTTGATCAGACAAGGAAGTGTAGTATTTGTGAGGCTCGGTCAGACGACCTTATAATTGACAAATCAACCCATTTCATTTCGATAGTCCCTTTTGCTGCTACATTTCCTTTTGAGATATGGATTATTCCCTTGGATCATTCCTCTCATTTCCATAAAATAGACAACCAGAAG GACTCAGATAGGTATGGGTTTTACGCCATTCAGAAATGTATTTCTTTTGAGGCCAAGATTATGCTGAATATTGTCTTGAAGGAAAGTAAAGTTGCTAGAAAGATCAAGAAACAAGTATTGTTGATAATTAAAGCAGCTCTAATGCTGCTAAACACAACGTGA
- the LOC127789503 gene encoding ADP-glucose phosphorylase isoform X1: MGSENRRPEMRKDNVNNRWVIFSPARSRRPSDFKSKSNNNNNNQLECPFCLGHEHECAPEIFRFPPDSTSDWRIRVIQNLYPALSRDIDPSSLQNPNPSPISGGVALSGFGFHDVVIESPVHSVHLSDLDPVDVGVVLLAYKKRIQQLLSHDSIKYVQVFKNHGASAGASMSHSHSQIMALPVVPPSASVRLDCMKAYFDQTRKCSICEARSDDLIIDKSTHFISIVPFAATFPFEIWIIPLDHSSHFHKIDNQKATDLGGLLKLMLRKLCLQLNNPPFNLMIHTCPLEDTLPELPYGHWFIQIVPQLTVMGGFEMGTGCYINPVFPEDAAKIVREVRISG, translated from the exons ATGGGATCAGAAAATCGGAGGCCGGAAATGAGGAAGGACAACGTGAACAACCGGTGGGTGATATTCTCTCCGGCGAGATCCCGCCGTCcctccgatttcaaatccaaatccaacaacaacaacaacaaccaatTAGAATGCCCCTTTTGCTTGGGTCACGAGCACGAGTGTGCGCCCGAAATCTTCCGATTCCCGCCCGATTCAACCTCCGATTGGAGAATCCGGGTCATCCAAAACCTTTATCCTGCTCTCAGCAGGGACATTGATCCTTCTTCCCTTCAAAACCCTAATCCTAGCCCCATTTCCGGCGGCGTCGCCCTCAGTGGGTTTGGCTTTCACGACGTTGTGATCGAGTCCCCGGTTCACTCGGTTCACTTGTCCGATCTCGACCCGGTCGATGTCGGGGTTGTCTTGCTGGCTTACAAGAAGAGAATTCAACAGCTTCTATCTCACGACTCCATCAAATACGTTCAG GTGTTTAAAAACCATGGTGCCTCTGCTGGGGCATCAATGAGTCATTCACACAGTCAGATAATGGCACTTCCTGTTGTTCCTCCATCGGCTTCTGTCCGCCTTGACTGTATGAAGGCATATTTTGATCAGACAAGGAAGTGTAGTATTTGTGAGGCTCGGTCAGACGACCTTATAATTGACAAATCAACCCATTTCATTTCGATAGTCCCTTTTGCTGCTACATTTCCTTTTGAGATATGGATTATTCCCTTGGATCATTCCTCTCATTTCCATAAAATAGACAACCAGAAG GCAACTGATCTTGGTGGATTGCTGAAACTTATGCTCAGGAAGCTTTGTTTGCAGTTGAACAACCCGCCATTCAATTTAATGATTCACACGTGTCCACTTGAAGACACTCTCCCAGAATTACCTTATGGTCATTGGTTTATTCAAATAGTTCCGCAGTTAACTGTGATGGGAGGATTTGAGATGGGAACTGGCTGTTACATAAATCCTGTTTTTCCAGAGGATGCTGCTAAAATTGTGAGAGAAGTGCGTATTTCAGGTtag
- the LOC127789503 gene encoding ADP-glucose phosphorylase isoform X3, translated as MGSENRRPEMRKDNVNNRWVIFSPARSRRPSDFKSKSNNNNNNQLECPFCLGHEHECAPEIFRFPPDSTSDWRIRVIQNLYPALSRDIDPSSLQNPNPSPISGGVALSGFGFHDVVIESPVHSVHLSDLDPVDVGVVLLAYKKRIQQLLSHDSIKYVQVFKNHGASAGASMSHSHSQIMALPVVPPSASVRLDCMKAYFDQTRKCSICEARSDDLIIDKSTHFISIVPFAATFPFEIWIIPLDHSSHFHKIDNQKCRTQIGMGFTPFRNVFLLRPRLC; from the exons ATGGGATCAGAAAATCGGAGGCCGGAAATGAGGAAGGACAACGTGAACAACCGGTGGGTGATATTCTCTCCGGCGAGATCCCGCCGTCcctccgatttcaaatccaaatccaacaacaacaacaacaaccaatTAGAATGCCCCTTTTGCTTGGGTCACGAGCACGAGTGTGCGCCCGAAATCTTCCGATTCCCGCCCGATTCAACCTCCGATTGGAGAATCCGGGTCATCCAAAACCTTTATCCTGCTCTCAGCAGGGACATTGATCCTTCTTCCCTTCAAAACCCTAATCCTAGCCCCATTTCCGGCGGCGTCGCCCTCAGTGGGTTTGGCTTTCACGACGTTGTGATCGAGTCCCCGGTTCACTCGGTTCACTTGTCCGATCTCGACCCGGTCGATGTCGGGGTTGTCTTGCTGGCTTACAAGAAGAGAATTCAACAGCTTCTATCTCACGACTCCATCAAATACGTTCAG GTGTTTAAAAACCATGGTGCCTCTGCTGGGGCATCAATGAGTCATTCACACAGTCAGATAATGGCACTTCCTGTTGTTCCTCCATCGGCTTCTGTCCGCCTTGACTGTATGAAGGCATATTTTGATCAGACAAGGAAGTGTAGTATTTGTGAGGCTCGGTCAGACGACCTTATAATTGACAAATCAACCCATTTCATTTCGATAGTCCCTTTTGCTGCTACATTTCCTTTTGAGATATGGATTATTCCCTTGGATCATTCCTCTCATTTCCATAAAATAGACAACCAGAAG TGTAGGACTCAGATAGGTATGGGTTTTACGCCATTCAGAAATGTATTTCTTTTGAGGCCAAGATTATGCTGA